ATGATGAGGTCGGCCAGGTGGAAGATGCGCTCGCGGCTCATACGCATCAGAGGATGAACCCCCGCTCGCGCGCCAGCTTCTCCTTCACCTTGCCGAGCAGGGCCCGATAGTCGGCGGCGGAGTCCTTGATGGCCTTGGCGTGCTCGAGCAGCAGCTTGCGGGCGTCGGTGTCGAGCTGCTCCTCGGCGGCGAGGTTCTCCAGCACCACGGTGCGCACGGCGACC
Above is a window of Candidatus Methylomirabilota bacterium DNA encoding:
- a CDS encoding DUF507 family protein; protein product: MTEAVLKRLTARKVLEVKDEAAARVAVRTVVLENLAAEEQLDTDARKLLLEHAKAIKDSAADYRALLGKVKEKLARERGFIL